The following proteins are co-located in the Chaetodon trifascialis isolate fChaTrf1 chromosome 14, fChaTrf1.hap1, whole genome shotgun sequence genome:
- the atp5if1b gene encoding ATPase inhibitor B, mitochondrial yields the protein MAPSCGVFEDKGKFGCHCLCCFHVRESNMARFLRPNIRSFVTSQLRMSSDQLGELGKGAGKGGGGGGSIREAGGAMGKKQAAEEEMYFKRKEQEQLAALKLHHQEEIDHHKKEIERLQREIDRHKGKIRKLKHDD from the exons ATGGCGCCGTCCTGTGGCGTATTTGAGGACAAGGGCAAATTCggctgtcactgtctgtgttgttttcacGTGCGAGAATCAAACATGGCGAGGTTTTTGAGGCCTAACATCAGGAGTTttgtcacctcacagctgaGAATGTCATCCGACCAG CTGGGTGAGCTGGGTAAAGGTGCAGGaaaaggtggtggtggtggagggtcCATCAGAGAGGCAGGTGGAGCCATGGGGAAGAAGCAGGCTGCCGAGGAGGAGATGTACTTCAA GCGTaaagagcaggagcagctggcTGCACTGAAGCTGCATCACCAGGAGGAAATTGACCACCACAAAAAGGAGATTGAACGTCTGCAGCGTGAGATCGACCGCCACAAGGGAAAGATCAGGAAGCTGAAGCACGATGactga
- the zmpste24 gene encoding CAAX prenyl protease 1 homolog gives MVESIFDLPVEKQIFYAVLGFSWTVYLWEAYLSYRQRRIYRSTTHVPQELGKIMDSETFEKSRLYQLDKSNFSFWSGLYSETEGTLILLLGGIPFMWGVAGCVTAHFGFGSEYEITQSLVFLTLATLFSALTGLPWSLYNTFVIEEKHGFNQQTIGFFLKDAVKKFVVTQCILLPVTTLLLYIIKIGGDYFFIYAWLFTLAVSLVLVTIYADYIAPLFDKFTPLPEGELKTDIETMAKSISFPLTKVYVVEGSKRSSHSNAYFYGFFKNKRIVLFDTLLEDYSPLNKSGEPQPEQPESDDTSSESKAKPKNKKQGCNNPEILAVLGHELGHWKLGHTVKNIVISQMNSFLCFSLFAVLIGRKELFVAFGFNDSQPTLIGLMIIFQFIFSPYNELLSFCLTVLSRRFEFQADAFARSMGKASELYSALIKLNKDNLGFPVADWLFSMWHYSHPPLLERLRALGNVKQD, from the exons ATGGTTGAATCTATTTTTGACCTCCCGGTGGAGAAGCAGATATTTTATGCTGTTTTGGGATTTTCGTGGACAGTGTATCTATGGGAGGCATACCTTTCTTACAGACAG AGGAGGATATACAGGTCAACAACACATGTGCCACAGGAACTAGGGAAGATCATGGATTCTGAAACCTTTGAGAAGTCACGTCTGTATCAGCTGGATAAAAGCAACTTCAGCTTTTGGTCAGGACTCTACTCTGAGACTGAAGGAACG CTCATCCTGCTCCTTGGCGGAATCCCATTCATGTGGGGCGTCGCTGGCTGTGTGACAGCTCACTTTGGATTTGGCTCAGAGTACGAGATCACCCAGTCACTCGTATTTCTGACCCTCGCCACCCTGTTCAGTGCCTTGACTGGACTTCCCTGGAGTTTGTACAACACATTTGTGATTGAGGAGAAGCACGGCTTTAATCAGCAG ACAATAGGGTTCTTCCTTAAGGATGCTGTAAAGAAGTTTGTTGTGACCCAGTGTATCCTGCTGCCTGTCACCACACTACTCCTGTACATCATCAAGATTGGTGGGGACTACTTTTTCATCTACGCCTGGCTCTTTACCCTGGCTGTTTCTCTG GTACTGGTAACAATCTATGCTGACTACATTGCTCCCCTGTTTGACAAGTTCACTCCTTTGCCAGAAGGAGAGCTGAAGACTGATATAGAGACTATGGCCAAAAGTATAAGCTTCCCCCTCACTAAGGTTTATGTAGTTGAAG GTTCCAAGCGTTCGTCACACAGCAACGCGTACTTCTATGGGTTCTTCAAGAACAAGCGCATTGTGCTGTTTGACACTCTGCTGGAAGACTACTCACCTCTCAACAAGTCTGGAGAGCCACAGCCCGAGCAGCCAGAGAGCGATGATACATCCAGCGAGTCAAAAGCCAAGCCCAAG AACAAGAAACAAGGATGCAACAACCCAGAGATCCTTGCAGTCCTGGGTCACGAGCTCGGCCACTGGAAGCTTGGCCACACCGTCAAGAACATCGTCATCAGTCAG ATGAATTCCTTCTTGTGCTTCTCGCTGTTTGCTGTTCTGATTGGACGAAAGGAGCTGTTTGTGGCTTTTGGTTTCAATGACAGCCAACCCACATTAATAGGCTTGATGATTATCTTCCAGTTCATCTTCTCTCCGTACAATGAG ctccTGTCCTTCTGTCTGACAGTTCTGAGTCGCAGGTTTGAGTTCCAGGCAGATGCCTTTGCACGCAGCATGGGCAAAGCCTCTGAGCTTTACTCTGCCCTCATCAAGCTCAACAAGGACAACCTGGGCTTTCCTGTGGCTGACTGGTTGTTCTCCATGTGGCACTATTCCCACCCTCCCCTCCTGGAGCGCCTCAGAGCGCTGGGCAACGTCAAGCAGGACTGA